A single genomic interval of Kineosporia corallincola harbors:
- a CDS encoding CoA transferase has translation MPILPPARPGDPPPAGPRRWWGGPLDVEALALVSVGLVTAAVDALLGRPGALRTSSPRIAAAFDSLRHLSIDGRRPLGFAPLSGFFATSDGWVRTHANYPHHEARLRSALEVPATAGVDQLTDALRHLTAAEAEQVIGQAGGIAAAVRTRREWLDSPMAAGPPPREWITFDTAPSPAVPWRPGAKLPLTGLRVLDLTRVIAGPVATRTLAALGADVLRLDPPAMPELLDAHLDSGFGKRSALTDLGSGQLPGLLDRADVVINGYRNGALDRHGLSPAALRERHPALIVVNLDAWGTRGPWASRRGFDSIVQAACGIADVYRLPGGRPGALPVQALDHATGYGIAAATVGLVAARLRDGVTGTAQLSLVRAADLLFRGHAPDLPVQPPGDPQLLTTDSYYGELRYVPSPFDLDDIPLAYPHPPHRYGSDTPSW, from the coding sequence GTGCCGATCCTGCCGCCCGCACGCCCCGGTGACCCACCCCCGGCCGGCCCGCGGCGCTGGTGGGGCGGGCCCCTCGACGTCGAGGCCCTGGCCCTGGTCTCGGTGGGCCTGGTCACGGCCGCCGTCGACGCCCTGCTCGGGCGGCCCGGGGCCCTGCGCACCTCCTCGCCGCGCATCGCCGCGGCCTTCGACTCCCTCCGCCACCTCTCGATCGACGGCCGGCGCCCCCTCGGATTCGCCCCGCTGTCCGGGTTTTTCGCCACCTCCGACGGCTGGGTGCGCACCCACGCCAACTACCCGCACCACGAGGCCCGGCTGCGCTCGGCGCTGGAGGTGCCGGCCACCGCCGGCGTGGACCAGCTGACGGATGCCCTGCGGCACCTCACCGCCGCCGAGGCCGAGCAGGTGATCGGGCAGGCCGGCGGGATCGCCGCCGCCGTGCGCACCCGCCGGGAATGGCTGGACTCCCCGATGGCCGCCGGCCCACCACCGCGCGAGTGGATCACCTTCGACACCGCCCCCTCCCCCGCCGTGCCCTGGCGGCCCGGCGCGAAACTCCCCCTGACCGGGCTGCGGGTGCTCGACCTGACCCGGGTGATCGCCGGGCCGGTGGCCACCCGCACCCTGGCCGCGCTCGGCGCCGACGTGCTGCGCCTCGACCCGCCGGCGATGCCCGAGCTGCTCGACGCGCACCTCGACAGCGGCTTCGGAAAACGTTCGGCCCTGACGGATCTCGGCTCCGGGCAGCTGCCCGGCCTGCTGGATCGCGCCGACGTGGTGATCAACGGCTACCGCAACGGCGCACTGGACCGGCACGGCCTGTCCCCGGCCGCCCTGCGCGAGCGCCACCCCGCGCTGATCGTGGTGAACCTGGACGCCTGGGGCACCCGCGGCCCCTGGGCGTCGCGGCGCGGCTTCGACAGCATCGTGCAGGCCGCCTGCGGCATCGCCGACGTGTACCGGCTGCCCGGCGGCCGGCCCGGCGCCCTGCCGGTGCAGGCCCTCGACCACGCCACCGGCTACGGCATCGCCGCCGCCACCGTGGGCCTGGTCGCCGCCCGGCTGCGCGACGGCGTCACCGGCACCGCGCAGCTGTCGCTGGTGCGGGCCGCCGACCTGCTCTTCCGCGGCCACGCCCCGGACCTGCCGGTGCAGCCGCCCGGTGACCCGCAACTGCTCACCACCGACAGCTATTACGGTGAACTGCGTTATGTGCCCAGTCCTTTCGATCTCGACGACATCCCGCTGGCCTACCCGCACCCGCCGCACCGCTACGGGTCCGACACCCCGAGCTGGTGA
- a CDS encoding heavy metal translocating P-type ATPase, with the protein MTTPMTSPAPASPIAPRTDPAPAPAATRRRSTTSWQSLPEIRWAAAALGFFLLGLTAQLAGAPGWLFWPLHLACYATGGWEPGLAGLRALRDRTLDVDLLMVVAAIGAAAIGQVLDGALLIVIFATSGALEAFATARTEDSVRGLLELAPETAVRVSAGNDGDDEETVPATALAVGDQIVVRPGERIGADGVVLAGASDVDQATITGEPLPAARTAGDEVFAGTLNGTGVLRVRVTRRAGDSVVARIAALVQEASRTKAGTQLFVEKVEQRYSIGMVAATLLLFAVPLVFGEDLKSALLRAMTFMIVASPCAIVLSSMPPLLASIANAGRHGVLIKSAVVMERLGTTTQVAFDKTGTLTHGTPVLSGIHPTGTMKDDEDLLRLAAAVEQGSEHPLGRAVVRAARERGLTLPPAQGFSARPGIGVSATVNGAQVSITSPRGHDLPLITALENAGHTVVLLRREQELLAVLPFTDRLRPGATAAVGSLAALTDEPVTLLTGDRTATARHVADAVGIAPDRLRAGLLPGEKLAAVRELGERVTFVGDGINDAPALAAAHTGVAMGAGSDLTLRTADAVVVRDDLTAIPAVIALSRRARRVVVANLAVAAAFITVLVLWDLLGDLPLPLGVAGHEGSTVLVGLNGLRLLREKHWRA; encoded by the coding sequence ATGACCACGCCCATGACCAGCCCCGCACCCGCGTCCCCGATCGCGCCCCGCACCGATCCGGCGCCCGCACCGGCGGCGACGCGACGGCGCAGCACCACCAGCTGGCAGTCCCTGCCCGAGATACGCTGGGCCGCGGCGGCTCTGGGGTTCTTCCTGCTCGGCCTCACGGCCCAGCTCGCCGGGGCACCGGGCTGGCTGTTCTGGCCGCTCCACCTGGCCTGCTACGCCACCGGCGGCTGGGAGCCCGGCCTGGCCGGGCTGCGGGCGCTGCGCGACCGGACCCTCGACGTGGACCTGCTCATGGTGGTCGCGGCGATCGGGGCCGCCGCCATCGGCCAGGTGCTCGACGGCGCCCTGCTCATCGTCATCTTCGCCACCTCCGGCGCGCTGGAGGCGTTCGCGACCGCCCGCACCGAGGACTCGGTGCGCGGTCTGCTGGAACTGGCCCCGGAGACCGCGGTGCGGGTGAGCGCGGGGAACGACGGGGACGACGAGGAGACCGTTCCGGCCACGGCGCTGGCCGTCGGCGACCAGATCGTGGTGCGCCCCGGGGAACGCATCGGCGCCGACGGGGTGGTGCTGGCCGGCGCGAGCGACGTGGACCAGGCCACGATCACCGGCGAGCCGCTGCCGGCCGCCCGCACCGCCGGCGACGAGGTGTTCGCCGGCACCCTCAACGGCACGGGCGTGCTACGGGTGCGGGTCACCCGGCGGGCCGGCGACTCGGTGGTCGCCCGGATCGCCGCCCTGGTGCAGGAGGCGAGCCGCACCAAGGCCGGCACCCAGCTGTTCGTGGAGAAGGTGGAACAGCGCTACTCGATCGGCATGGTGGCCGCGACCCTGCTGCTGTTCGCCGTCCCCCTGGTGTTCGGCGAGGACCTGAAAAGTGCTCTGCTGCGGGCCATGACGTTCATGATCGTGGCCTCCCCGTGCGCGATCGTGCTGTCCAGCATGCCGCCCCTGCTCGCCTCGATCGCCAACGCCGGGCGGCACGGGGTGCTGATCAAGTCGGCCGTGGTGATGGAACGCCTGGGCACCACCACCCAGGTCGCGTTCGACAAGACCGGCACGCTCACCCACGGCACTCCGGTGCTGAGCGGGATCCACCCGACCGGCACCATGAAGGACGACGAGGACCTCCTGCGCCTGGCCGCCGCCGTGGAACAGGGCAGCGAGCACCCGCTGGGCCGCGCCGTGGTCCGGGCCGCCCGCGAGCGCGGCCTGACTCTCCCTCCCGCGCAGGGATTCTCGGCCCGGCCGGGGATCGGCGTGTCGGCCACGGTAAACGGCGCGCAGGTCTCGATCACCTCGCCGCGCGGGCACGACCTCCCGCTGATCACCGCACTGGAGAACGCCGGGCACACCGTGGTGCTGCTGCGGCGGGAGCAGGAGCTCCTCGCCGTCCTCCCTTTCACCGACCGCCTGCGCCCCGGGGCGACCGCGGCCGTGGGATCGCTCGCGGCCCTCACCGACGAACCCGTGACGCTGCTGACCGGCGACCGCACCGCGACCGCGCGGCACGTGGCCGACGCCGTCGGGATCGCCCCGGACCGCCTGCGCGCCGGGCTGCTGCCGGGCGAGAAGCTCGCGGCCGTGCGGGAACTGGGCGAGCGGGTGACGTTCGTCGGCGACGGCATCAACGACGCCCCGGCCCTGGCCGCCGCCCACACCGGGGTCGCCATGGGTGCCGGGTCCGACCTGACCCTGCGCACCGCGGACGCCGTGGTGGTACGTGACGACCTGACCGCGATCCCGGCCGTGATCGCGCTGTCCAGGCGGGCCCGGCGGGTGGTGGTGGCCAACCTCGCCGTCGCGGCGGCGTTCATCACCGTGCTGGTGCTGTGGGACCTGCTCGGCGACCTGCCCCTGCCGCTGGGCGTGGCCGGGCACGAGGGCTCGACCGTGCTGGTCGGCCTGAACGGCCTGCGGCTGCTGCGGGAGAAGCACTGGCGTGCCTAA
- a CDS encoding ArsR/SmtB family transcription factor — protein MGHLAAGRDRPNTRLDAETAAYVATTLQALATPSRLLILTELRQGPRAVSELAEAVGMEQSAVSHQLRLLRNLDLVVGNRSGRSIVYNLYDNHVAQLLDEAVYHSEHRRLGVTDRQE, from the coding sequence GTGGGACATCTGGCAGCCGGCCGCGACCGGCCGAACACCCGGCTGGACGCCGAGACGGCCGCCTACGTCGCCACCACGCTCCAGGCCCTGGCCACCCCCAGCCGCCTGCTGATCCTGACCGAGCTGCGTCAGGGGCCGCGGGCCGTCAGCGAGCTGGCCGAGGCGGTGGGCATGGAGCAGTCCGCGGTGTCGCACCAGCTGCGTCTGCTGCGCAACCTCGACCTGGTGGTGGGCAACCGGTCCGGCCGCAGCATCGTGTACAACCTCTACGACAACCACGTCGCCCAGCTGCTCGACGAGGCCGTCTACCACAGCGAGCACCGCCGTCTCGGGGTCACCGACCGTCAGGAATGA
- a CDS encoding L-serine ammonia-lyase, which translates to MISVFDIFSIGLGPSSSHTVGPMRASAEFAETLDKLGLTEQVHGVRIDLFGSLAATGEGHGTLIAAAVGLENVRPEAVDPDEYAAIAARVRERHVLHLAGRHEIGFRLDDDVVLRPLTVLPRHPNALRLTACDHLGLELHAQTYFSVGGGFIVRQDAGEPAAADGPRRRGGEGAGFGSGQDLLELCERDDLPISEVMLRQELEFRDEEQVWLGLRRIHEVMTDCVERSVRHDGVLPGGLKVRRRAKKWFDELSHEDPDRAPGMAIEWVNLVALAVNEENAAGGRVVTAPTNGAAGIIPAVLYYAMTYIPRIAGAGARERDRAAAQFLLTAAAIGVLFKERASISGAEVGCQGEVGSASAMAAAGLAELLGGTPLQVENAAEIAMEHNLGLTCDPIGGLVQIPCIERNAIAAVKAINASRMAMRGDGVHHVSLDQVIETMRQTGADMSDKYKETAMGGLAVNVPLC; encoded by the coding sequence ATGATCAGCGTTTTCGACATCTTCAGCATCGGGCTGGGGCCGTCCAGCTCGCACACGGTCGGCCCGATGCGCGCGTCCGCGGAGTTCGCCGAGACCCTGGACAAGCTCGGCCTGACCGAGCAGGTGCACGGGGTGCGGATCGACCTGTTCGGCTCGCTGGCCGCCACCGGTGAGGGGCACGGCACGCTGATCGCGGCGGCGGTCGGGCTGGAGAACGTGCGGCCCGAGGCCGTGGACCCGGACGAGTACGCGGCGATCGCCGCGCGGGTGCGCGAGCGGCACGTGCTGCACCTGGCGGGACGGCACGAGATCGGCTTCCGCCTGGACGACGACGTCGTGCTGCGCCCGCTCACCGTGCTGCCCCGCCACCCGAACGCCCTGCGCCTGACCGCCTGCGACCACCTCGGTCTGGAACTGCACGCCCAGACCTACTTCTCGGTGGGCGGCGGGTTCATCGTGCGCCAGGACGCCGGTGAGCCGGCCGCCGCCGACGGCCCCCGCCGGCGCGGCGGCGAGGGGGCGGGGTTCGGCTCCGGCCAGGACCTGCTGGAGCTCTGCGAGCGCGACGACCTGCCGATCAGCGAGGTGATGCTGCGCCAGGAGCTGGAGTTCCGGGACGAGGAGCAGGTGTGGCTGGGGCTGCGGCGGATCCACGAGGTGATGACCGACTGCGTGGAGCGCAGCGTGCGTCACGACGGTGTGCTGCCGGGTGGGCTGAAGGTGCGGCGCCGGGCGAAGAAGTGGTTCGACGAGCTCAGTCACGAGGACCCTGACCGGGCGCCGGGGATGGCGATCGAGTGGGTCAACCTGGTGGCGCTGGCGGTGAACGAGGAGAACGCGGCCGGTGGCCGGGTGGTGACGGCTCCGACGAACGGGGCGGCGGGCATCATCCCGGCGGTGCTGTACTACGCGATGACCTACATTCCGCGCATCGCCGGGGCCGGAGCGCGGGAGCGGGACCGGGCGGCGGCGCAGTTCCTGCTGACGGCGGCGGCGATCGGGGTGTTGTTCAAGGAGCGTGCGTCGATCTCCGGGGCCGAGGTCGGCTGCCAGGGCGAGGTGGGCTCGGCGTCGGCGATGGCGGCGGCGGGTCTGGCCGAGCTGCTGGGCGGCACACCGCTCCAGGTGGAGAACGCCGCGGAGATCGCGATGGAGCACAACCTGGGCCTGACCTGCGACCCGATCGGTGGTCTGGTGCAGATCCCGTGCATCGAGCGGAACGCGATCGCGGCGGTCAAGGCGATCAACGCCTCCCGGATGGCGATGCGGGGCGACGGGGTGCACCACGTCAGCCTGGATCAGGTGATCGAGACGATGCGGCAGACCGGCGCGGACATGAGCGACAAGTACAAAGAGACGGCGATGGGCGGCCTGGCCGTCAACGTCCCGCTGTGCTGA
- a CDS encoding DJ-1/PfpI family protein produces the protein MTDSKVIGIVLFDGVEELDAVGPWEVLAQWTRNHPEDGYRVITLAPTADPVTCAKRMRIVPDQTFADAGPLDVVLHPGGHGTRRLMRDRAHLERVRGWAARADLMTSVCTGSLVYAAAGLLRGRPATTHRNSLDLLAETDPTILVDEKSRFVDDVTVITGAGVSAGIDMALHLVSRLSFPDRAVGVRHSIQYDPEPPV, from the coding sequence ATGACGGATTCGAAGGTCATCGGCATCGTGCTGTTCGACGGCGTTGAGGAACTGGACGCGGTGGGCCCGTGGGAGGTGCTGGCCCAGTGGACCCGGAACCATCCGGAGGACGGCTACCGGGTGATCACGCTGGCGCCCACCGCCGATCCCGTGACCTGCGCCAAGCGGATGCGGATCGTGCCCGATCAGACGTTCGCCGACGCCGGGCCGCTCGACGTGGTGCTGCACCCGGGCGGGCACGGCACCCGCCGGCTGATGCGCGACCGGGCACACCTGGAGCGGGTGCGCGGGTGGGCCGCCCGCGCCGACCTGATGACGAGTGTGTGCACCGGTTCCCTGGTCTACGCGGCGGCCGGGCTGCTGCGCGGCCGGCCGGCCACCACCCACCGCAACAGTCTCGACCTGCTGGCCGAGACCGATCCGACGATCCTGGTGGACGAGAAGTCCCGGTTCGTCGACGACGTCACGGTGATCACCGGTGCCGGGGTGTCGGCGGGCATCGACATGGCGCTGCACCTGGTGTCGCGGCTGAGCTTCCCGGACCGGGCCGTGGGGGTGCGCCACAGCATCCAGTACGATCCGGAACCGCCCGTCTGA